The genomic segment TCCCGCTCGCCGAACTGTGGGCCGCGGCGCGGACGCTGCGCTTGGCGGACGGCCCGGACGAGGTTCATCTGCGATCGCTGGCCCGCCGCGAACTCAAGCGGTACGTGTAGCGACCTCAGGGGCGCGGGGAACTGCGCGCTCAGCCCCCACCGGGGCGCGGTCGCGTCTGCCGCGGCAGGTCCTACGGCGGGTGCGGCCCGGCGGGGCCGCTCGCGCAGTTCCCCGCGCCCCTCAGGGGGCCCGCAGGGCCCTCAGGAGGAGGTCGGCCAAGTGGTCCGCCACCTGTTGAGGGGAGAGCGGGCCCTCCGGGCGGTACCACGTGGACAGGTGGTGGACGGAGCCGAAGTGGTAGTCCACCACCAGGTCCGCGGGGGTGGCCTTGGAGAAGACGCCCGATTCCTGGCCCTCCTCGATCAGGGCCCGGAAACGTTCGTGGTAGCGGCGCCGCTCCGCCCGGACCTGCTTGTTCTTCTCCGGGCCGAGGTGGTGCATGGAGCGGAAGAAGATCGACGCGTCGTCGAGGTTGTCGATCGTGCTGACCACGACGTCCGCCGCCGCGTCGCGGACCCGGTCGGCGACCGGCGCGTCCGCGTCGGCGATGGCGTCGAGCCGCTCCTGCTGGACGCGGAGCAGCCGGGCGTAGACCTCGTGGAGCAGGTCGTCCTTGGAGCCGAAGTAGTGGTAGAGCGCGCCCTTGGTGACCCCGGCCGCCTCCACGATCTCCTGGACCGACGTCCGGTCGTAGCCCTGGTCGGCGAAGAGCCTGGTGGCGGCGGCGAGGAGTCGCTGCGGGACGGGCGTCCCGTCACCGTCCGTCGTTCTGGCCACTGCCGCCACCTGCCTTTCGCGTCACTTGCTGTCGGTCGGGCGGGAACGCAGTTCCCGCCGGAGGATCTTCCCACTTGTCGTCTTCGGCAACTCCTCCAGTACCTCGACCTCGCGCGGATACTTGTACGCGGCGAGCCGTTCCTTGCAGTACGCGGTCAGGTCCTCGGGTCCGGTGTCGCTGCCGGGACGCAGGCTGACGTACGCCTTCACCGTCTCGCCCCGGTAGCTGTCGGGGACACCGACGACGGCCGCCTCGCGGACGGCGGGGTGGGTGTAGAGGACGTCCTCGACCTCGCGGGGCCACACCTTGAAGCCGGACGCGTTGATCATGTCCTTCTTGCGGTCGACGACGTAGAGCCAGCCCGCCGGGTCCATGAACCCGATGTCGCCGGTGCGCAGTTCCCCGTCGGGGAAGGCCTCGGCGGTGGCGTCGGGGCGCTGCCAGTAGCCGGGGACGACCTGGGGGCCGCGGACGACGATCTCGCCGTGCTCCCCGAACGGCACCTCTGCGCCGAGGTCGTCCAGGATGCGTACGACCGTCTCGGGGCCCGGAACGCCGACGGCGAGGGTGCCCGAGACCGGGTCGACGGGGGCCTCCTGGCCGGGCGGCACGGAGGCGCAGGGGGCGGTGCACTCGGTGAGGCCGTACCCGTTGTGGAGGTAGGGGCCGAAGGAGGCGCGGAACTTCTCGACGAGGGCCGGGGGCAGCGGCGCGCCGCCGGAGGAGATCATCGCGAAGGAGTCGAAGTGGGCGCGGGTCACCGAGGGGTGGGCGGCGAGCGCCATGAAGGCGGTCGACGGGCCGACCGTGTAGGCGGGCCGGTGCTCGGTGAATGCGTCGAGGACCACCCCGGCCTCGAAGCGGTAGGCGAGCGCGAGCGTTCCGGCGTTGGCGATGCAGGCGGCGACCTGCGCGACCATGCCGGTGATGTGGAAGAGCGGCGCCATCGCGAAGTAGCAGGCGCCTTCGGGTATGCCGGACCCGGTGCGCTGGCGTTCCGCGTTGTAGGTGATGTTGCCGTGGGTGTTCATGGCGCCCTTGGGGGTGCCGCTGGTGCCCGAGGTGTAGCTGATCAGCGCCACGTCGGAGGGGGCGAGGGCGCGGTCGGCCGGGGCGGGGAGTCCTTGGCGGGCGACGGCGATCAGGTCTTCGGCGTCGTCGGCGACGGGCAGGCGTTCGAAGTCGAGGACCCGGGCGTCGTTCCGGGTCTGCAGGTCGAGCTGGCAGGCGGTGAGGACGACACGGACCGGTGAGTCGGCGGCGGTGTCGCGCAGGTACGTCTCCCAGGCACGGTCGGAGCAGACCAGCGCGGTCACTCCGGCGTCGGCGAGGACGTGCCCGACCTCCGCCGTGCGGTACATGGGGTTGACGGGGACGACGGTGGCGCCCGCCTTCCAGGCGCCGAGGAGCGCGAGCACGAAGTGCGGGGTGTTCTGCAGGAGGATCGCGACGCGGTCGCCGCGGGCGACGCCGCGGGCGGCGAGGTGCCCGGCCACGGAGTCGCTGAGGGCGTCGGTCTCGCGGTAGGTCAGGCGTCCGTCGAAGTAGGCGAGCGCGGTGTGGTCGGGGGCGCGCTCGACGGCGGCGCGGAACGCGTCGGGCACGGAGGGCGCGGGGTGCACGGGCGCGCGCTGGGCGTCGTTGAGCCGGGCCAGCCAGGGCTTGGCGGCGTACGGGGACCCGAGGGGCAGGTGGTCGTTCACCGCTCGTTCTCCTCCCACTTCTGCTGGATGTGGTTCATGCCCTTGAGCCACTTGTCGGGGGTCTCGGCGCGGGCCCGGTAGAACGCGGCCACCTCGGGGTGCGGCAGGATCAGGAAGCGGTCCTCCGCCATGCCGGCGAAGAGCGCGGCGGCGACGTCGTCCGGTTCGATGGCGGTGGGGGTGAGCACGAGGTCGCCCGCGGTGCCGGTGGCGGCGAGCATGTCGGTGCGGACGCCCTGCGGGCAGATCGCGTGGACCTTGATGCCGCGGTGGCGGTACGTGAGGGAGAGCCACTCGGCGAACGCGTACGCGCCGTGCTTGGTGACGCTGTAGGGCGCGGCGCCGATCATCGTGAGCAGGCCGGCCGCGGAGACGGTGGAGACGAAGCGGCCGCTGCCGCGCTCCAGCCAGTCGGGCAGCAGCGCGTGGGCCGCCCGCACGTGCGCCATGACGTTGACGTCCCAGGCGGCGGCCCAGACCTCTTCGGGCGCGGCCTCACTGCCGCCGGAGCCGAGCCCGGCGTTGGCGCAGTACACGTCGACGGTGCCGCCGAGCGCGTCGCGGGCCTCGGGCACGATCGTGGACGCGTCGCCGGGCACGGCGATGCCGCCGATCTCGTCGGCGACGGTCTTCGCCTTGGCGGCGTCGAGGTCGTTGACGACGACGCGCGCCCCTTCGGCGGCGAAGCGGCGGGCGAGCGCGGCCCCGATGCCGCCCCCTCCGCCCGTGACGACGACGCCCTTGTCCAGCAGGGTTTCCACGATCGTTCTCCTTCGCCCGCGGCTCGGCTTCGCTGGCAGACTAACCAGTCGGTATGTCGCGGGGAAAGGGGTGCGGAGGCCCGGGTTCAGGGCCCCCGGGCCCTACGGCCTGCCGACCATGCTCGCGTGCAGGATCCGGGCCAGCTCGCGCGGCTGGGAGAACATCGGCCAGTGCCCGGTGTCCATCTCGACGAGCCGCCAGGGCTCGCTCTTGAGCAGGTCGGCCACGTCGTCGGACGGCTCTTCGCCGTCGAGCAGGCACTTCACGTACGTCGCGGGCAGTTCGGCCAGCGAGCGCTCCAGGACGGCGGGCTCGGTCAGGGTGGCGCCCGGGTGCGGTGTCGCGCCGCTCGCGATTCTGGCGACCTGCTCGCTGTCGAGCCCCTGTCCGTCGAACTCCGCCGCGTGGGGGAGCCACCAGCCGTCGCCGTCGTCGAGGATGCCCTCGAACGCCTGCTGGCCCTGCCACCACAGGGAGGCGAACGACTCGCCGTCGACCGGCACGACGGCGTCCACGAACACGACGCGGGCCAGCCGGTCGCCGATGCGCTCGGCCGCCTGGCCGACGGGGATGCCCGCGTAGCTGTGCCCGACGAGGACGACGTCGCGCAGGTCGAGACGTTCGACCTCGGCGACGATGTCGTCCACGTGGGTCCGCTGCCCGGCGGGGACTTCCTGCTTGTCGGCGAGGCCGGAGAGGGTCAGGGGGTGGGCGCCGTGTCCGGCGGCCCGCAGGTCCCGTGCCACGTCCTCCCATGCCCAGGAGCCGAGCCACGCGCCTGCCACCAGTATGTATTCCGCCATGGCGGAGAACGTACACGCTCGGGGCGAAACGGGGCAGACCCCTCCGGTGGCCGTCGTCGCACACGCGTCCCTGCCGCACATCTGGTCAGGTGCCCCGGGCGGCAGGACCATACCGGCGTGGAGCCCTACTGGGAATTGACCTTCGACGCCGACGGCGACGTCGACACCGCTCAGCGCGCGCAGCTGCTGGCCGGCGCGGAACGTGAACGCGTCACCGATCTGCTGGTCTTCGCGCACGGCTGGAACAACGAGAAGAAGGACGCCCGGAAGCTGTACGGGCGTTTCTTCACCCCCTGCCAGGATCTCGCCGGGACGGGGGTGCGCCTCGGCTACGTGGGAGTGATGTGGCCCGCGATCCGCTTCCCCGACGAGCCCATCCCCGACTTCGACCCGTCGGCCGCGCCCGTCGCCGCCACCCCGCCGGGCGAGCCCGTGCTCGACGCGACCACACGGGAGGTGCTCGACCGCGCCTTCCCCGACCACGCGGCGACCCTCGACCGGATCGCCGAACTGCTCGCCGAACGCTCCGAAGTACCGACCCGCATCTATGAGTTCGGGCGGCACGTGCGTGAGCTGGTGTCCCTGCGCGAGACCCATCCGGCCCGCCACTTCGGGCAGGACACCGGGGCGGGCGAGCCCGCCATGCTCACCGACGACGCGGTCAAGGTCTGCGAGGTGTTCGCCGCCGCGCGCGCCGACACCGGCGAGCCCCTCCTCCTCAGCGACCTGCGCAACCGTCTGTGGGACGGCGCGTACGAACTGCTGCGCCAAGGCACGTACTACGCGATGAAGCGCCGTGCGGGCGCCGTCGGACAGCTGGGGCTCGGGCCCGCGATCGGCCTGCTCGCCGCGGACGTGCCGAGGGTGCGGGTGCACCTCATCGGGCACAGCTTCGGCGGCAGGCTCGTGTCGTACGCGCTGCGCGGCATGCCTGCCGACGTGCGCGCGGTGAAGTCGGTGACCCTCCTTCAAGGCGCCTTCTCGCACTACACGTTCGCGGAACGGCTGCCTCACGACACGTCGCGCGGCGGAGCGCTGCACGGGATGCAGAAGCGCATCGACGGGCCGCTGGTCTCCTGCTACTCGCACCACGACGACGCGCTCGGCCGGCTGTACCCCCTCGCGTCGAAGCTGGCCGGGGACTCCTCCAGCTTCCTCAACCTGTGGGAGCGGTGGGGCGCCGTCGGCTACAACGGCATCCGGTCCGTGACCGGCACCAAACGCATCAAGCTCGGCGAGAAGGTGCCGGTCACGGGCTGTGTGAGCATCGACGCGGCGTCGGTGGTGCGCCGGGGCGGTCCGCCCTCCGGCGCGCACAGCGACGTGTGCCACGAGGAGCTGGCACGCGTCGTGTTCGCGGCGGGGCGGATCGCCCGGTCGTAGGAGCCCGTCCTTGCGGGCGGCCCGGCCTACCGGTGGCGGGGGAACTCGACGACCTGCTGGTACGTCGGGCGGTTCTGCCACTGGATCGGCTTGTGCGTGATGCCGCCGAGCGCCCGGTGGATGACGGAGTCCGCGCACCACTGGTCGCCCGCCTTGCACGCGTCGTCACCGGGGTAGACCTCGGTGGCGGGCTTCGCGGCGGCCTGCCCGAGGGTGGTGAGCAGGGCGTCGCGGCAGGCGTCGAGCTCGCCGCCGCCGCAGTAGGTGTCGGCGAGCTCGCCCTTCACCGGCTGTCCGAGGACCTTGCGCAGATCCTTGTCGGCGTAGCCCCACCAGCCGTACTGGAAGGCCGATCCGGCGTGCGCCCCCGTCGGCCCGTGCCCGGCGGACGGCGCCTCGTCGGTGGCGAGCTGGGAGGTGAGGGCGTCGTAGAGCTCCTTGCCGAGGCCCGGCTTGAACTCGGCCTCGATCAGCCGCGGCCACCAGGCGTCCATGATGCGTACGGCGTCGGGGTGTGCGTACGTCTTGGCGCCCGCCGCCGTCTGGTTGCGCTGGGCGCCGGCCTTGCCCCACGCCTCCAACTGCTCGACGGCTTTGGCCTGTTGCGGGTCGGTGATCGGCTTGCTGCGCAGCACCTTCAGGAGCTCGGGCAGCACCTGTTCGCCGCGCAGGTCGGTGACGGCGGCCTCGGACATGGCCCGGGTGAGCGAGGCGCGGGTGACACCGCCCTGTTCGGTGAGCTTCTTGACGCGTCCGTCGAGCAGATCGCCGCGGTGCACGGCGCTGACACCGAAGCCCGCCGTGCTGAAGTCCTTGGCCTGCTTGTTGTTCCAGGAGATGTAGTAGTCCTGGTTGACGGACTGCGGGTGCTGGGCGGGCGGTGTCTGCGCGGAGGTGTTGTCCGCCGGGTCGAAGTCCCGCCATTCGAGGTCCTGTTGGGCCTTGACGGGCAGGGCCGGGTCGACGCTTTCGGCACGCTCGGGGTTGGCGCCGCTGTTGTAGTACGCGATGTCGCGCGAGTCGACGTAGAACCAGTTGAAGGCGTAGCTGATGTTCTGCGCGGCCTTCTTGAACGTCGCGGAGTCCTTGACGTACGTGGGGTCGTTCAGCATCTGGAAGCCGATGATGGAGTCGGCCTCATGGCGGTAGGTGGAGCGCAGCGAGACGTACGCGACGGGCTTGCCGTCGATGCTCGCGCGGTGCGTCACGATGCCGTACTTCGTGCGGAAGACCTGCATGCGGTAGGAGCCCGCGGCCGTGGAGTCGGCGACGGTCGGCTTCCAGGCGTTCTTGCGCTCCATCTTCTCCATGGGGGTGCAGGTGCCGCGGTACAGGTAACCGGCCGACTGCTTGGTGGGGGCTCCCCCGCCCGGCTCGCACAGCTCCACGGCGTACGTGTCGGTGATGTCCTGTCCCGCGGAGGTGGCCGACCAGGCGTAGTCCTGGCCGCGCCCCAGCTGGACGTACATGCCGACGCCCGCGAAGGAGACGCCGCGCGCGCTGATGCCGGGGCCCTGGAGTTCCTGCTGCATGAGGAGCTGGGGTGCGAAGTAGCCGGTCTGCGGGCCGAAGACGGCGACGGGGTTGCCGCTCGCGGTGTGCTTCCCGGAGACGAGCAGGGCGTTGGACATGCCCTTCTTGTGGCCGTCGGCCCGGAACAGGTCCGGGGGCAGGACGCCCTTGTCGTACATGCCCTGCGCGGGCCTCAGCTTCTTCGGCGCCTTCACGGGGTCCTTGGCGCCGGTCCTGGCGCCGCCCTCGCGGTCGTACACGAGCTGTTCGCGCTCGACCGAGCCCGGGTCGGGCAGGGCGGTGCCACGCGCCTTCTCCGGCTTGCCCGCGTAGGGGAAGCCCGTGCCGTCGTGGATGGTCTGGACGGCCTCGGGGTCGTTGCGGGCGCGGAAGGACTCCCAGACCTTCGTGCCCTTCTCGACGCCGTACTTCTTCTGGGACTCCAGGAGGGAGAGGGCGGACTCGACCTCTCCGCCGCCGCCGTTGCCGAAGAGCCCGCCGACCACCGAGGCCAGCGCGATCATGTCGGTGATCTTGAAGGGTTCTATCTCGCCGACGTTGGTGATCGCGTCTATCTTGCCGGTCAGGACGTACTCGCCGGGGAAGTAGCGGCCGTTCTTCGACTTCGTGCGGTACGCGTTGAGGCCGTCGATGTAGGCCTGCGCGTCCTCCATCGCCTGCTTGCCGCGCTCGCCCTGGGTCGTCCTGATGTACTCGACCTGTTTCTCCAGGTCCTTCTCCGTGTACGGGGCCTGCGGCCAGAACTGCTGCTCCAGGCCCTGGTTGGCGGGGGCGCCGCCCGCGAACGAGGTGAGCTGGCCGCGCCCGATGTGCCGGAACAGGTCGATGAGCCAGAGCCGGTCCTGCCCGGCGGCGAAGCCCGCGCCGAACTCGGTGCCGTAGCGCGTGGTGCCCTTGATGTGCGGGACGCCGTACTTCTTGTCCCGGGTGATCGTCACGTCGTCGCGCGGCTTCGTGACGGAGTCGACCTGGTCGCCGGGCACCCCGAAGGAGGCATCATTGAAGAACTCGGTGAGCTTGTCGTCGGTGAGCGACGGATAGCCGGAGGACAGCGCGTCGTACGGACCCAACTGGTCGTCGGCGTGCTTGGGCTGAGTGCCGAGGACACGGTGGGCGAGGATCTCGGCGAGCGTGGCGTTGCCGCTTGCGCCGGGCGGCAGGACGTCGGCGCACTGGCCCCCGCAGTAGTCGGTGTCCTCGGCGGAGCGCTCCTTCGGGGCCGGCTCCCGGGGGCCGGCGACGGCGCCCGGCAGGGGCGCGAGCAGGGAGGCGCCGAGCGCGAGCGCCGCCCCCGCGGTGAGTGTTCTGAGCCTGACGATGCGTCGTCGCATGGGTGCTCCTCCGGTTGCTGCGGAAGACCGATGCGGCGGAGGCTACTGGCGGGTTGCCCAACGTGAAAGATGAACAAGCGTCGCCTTTTCCGAATCACCACAACGCGCCCCCCATGCGCCTGCATCACCACAGCTCGTGCGGGCAGGCGAAAAACGGTCGCGCGATGAGGGAGCCGAATCGCGTGTCGATACGTCTACTCGGCGACGTCGTGACGAACTCGATGGACTCGACTCGACATCGACGCCGGCGAATGCGGAACACGGGTACCAGTACGGAAGTACGTGTGACGGAGGTGCAGGGCGATGGCCGGATTCCGGAGTCTCGCGAGACAGGTGCGTGATCCGAAGAGCGACCTGGCACTGCGGCGGTACTCGCTGCGCAAGTGCCTGGAGAGGTTCGCCCCCTACGGTCACCGGGCGACCTGGGACCATCTGTGCGCCCGGGCGGGGTTCGGGCCCGAGGACAGGTCGCCCGACCCGGTGCGGCTGGTGGCGGCACTGAACGAACTGGAGGCGGCTCGGGCGGTGTGGCTCGCCTATGAGGCGGACTTCGCCGAACGCCGCCGCAAGGAGAAGCACGACGGGCTCAGGCGCCCCGGCAGCGTCGACGACTGGCACCGCTGCACGTGGGGCGGGTGCGGCGTGGCCTGGTGCGACGACCCCGACATCCACCCGGACGAACCCCTCGCCGAGGTCCTGCGCCGGCTCATCGCGGCGCTGGAGCGGGAGCCGGGCACGAGCTGCCCCGTCTGTGCGGACACCACTCTCACCTGGAAGCACGGCCTGGCGCACGAGCCGTCGTCGGGAGCGGTCTGCACGGGCTGCGGCATCGTCGTGCCCGGCCCGGTCCTCACGGCCGACGCCGTGGACCGGGCGCGCGCGAGGCGGCTGCGTCCCCTGGTGTCGGCGTGAGGAACGGTGCGGTCAGGGCGTGACCACATCCGTGTGGATCGCCAGCTTGAACTGGGCGTGGATCAGCGGCGTGCGGAGCTTCACGTCTCCCACGCCGCGTGCCGAGATCTTCAGGCCCAGCGGTGTGCCCGGGTGCACGAACATCTGCCAGAGGTAGGTCCTGTACTGCCCTCCCCTGGTCGGCGCGGAGTCGGTCGTCGCGGTCGAGTCGTACCCCGTCGAGTGGTTCAGCGGGTCACGGACGTACCGCGAGCGGTACTCGATCGCCTTCGCGTCCGCCTCCCAGAAGACCATCGCGGACAGCAGGCCCCACCCCTCGTGGCTGGGCCATATCAGCCCCGAGCGGGCGTCCGGGTACTCCGAAGGGCTCGTGAGGCCCTTCGCCGGGTCGTGCATGCGCCACGGGTCGTAGGACTCGGCCCCGGCGCTGTACGGGAAGCGCACCAGGTGGTAGCCGTCACTGTCGTACTTGACGGTCTGCTTCCCGTGGCGTGCGGCGTCCCACAGCAATGAGCAAACGACGACGGACATCGACTCTCCCCCGTTCTGTGCCTGTGGCTGTGACTGTGCCTGTGTCTGTGTCTGTGTCTGTGTCGACGGTCTCGCTTCCTACTCCTACTGCTTGCGGGGTTTGCGGTCCACCAGCAGGCGGGAGCCACTGTGCCGCTCGCCGAAGACGTCGTCGGGGTTGGAGAGCACACAGGTGTCCAGGGACAGGCAGCCGCAGCCGATGCAGTCGGTCAGGTGGTCGCGGAGCCTGCCCAGCTGTTTGATGCGCTTGTCCAGCTCCGAGCGCCAGCCCTCGGAGAGCCGGGCCCAGTCCTCGCGGGTGGGCGTGCGCTCCTCGGGGAGCGAGTCGAGGGCCTCGCGAATCGTGGAGAGCGGGATGCCGACGCGCTGGGAGGCGCGGACGAAGGCGACGCGGCGGAGCGTGTCCCGGTGGTAGCGGCGCTGGTTGCCGGAGGTGCGGCGGCTGGTGATGAGGCCCTTGGACTCGTAGAAGTGCAGGGCGGACACGGCGACGCCGCTGCGGTCGGCGAGCTGGCCGACGGTGAGTTCGTGGACGTTCTCCGGTATCTGGGGCACAGCACAAACCTAATGGCTGGTCCGTTGACACGCGTCGACCCACGCACCATGCTGAGCAAGCGCTTAGTCTGCATACGTCTAGGAGGCCAGGGACATGGCGGAGCCGAGGATCTTCACGTCGCCCGAGGAGCTGCGCGCCGGTGTCGGCGAGCAGCTCGGATACAGCGACTGGCTGGAGATCGACCAGAAGCGGATCGACCTCTTCGCGGAGGCGACCGGCGATCACCAGTGGATCCACGTGGACGCCGAGAAGGCGGCGCAGGGCCCCTTCGGGACGACCATCGCGCACGGCTATCTGACGCTGTCGCTGCTGCCGATCCTGGTGCCGCAGACGCTGCGCGTCGAGGGCATGAAGATGGGCCTCAACTACGGCACGGAGAAGGTCCGCTTCCCCTCCCCCGTGCCGGTCGGCTCGCGGCTGCGCGCGACCACCGTGCTCACGGACGTCACGCCGACCAAGGACGGCGGCGTACAGGTGACGGCGAAGGTCACCGTGGAGCGCGAGGGCGGCGACAAGCCGGCGTGCGTGGCGGAGTCGGTGTCGCGCTACTACTTCTGAGGTTCCACCGCTCCTGAAGTTCCGCTACTTCTGGAGGTCGGTGGGCCGTGCGCCCACCATGCGCAGCACGAGGTCGGCGTAGAGCGCGCCGACCTCGTCGGGCGTCCGGTGTCCCGCCGCGTTGAACCAGCGGGCGACGTCGATGCAGAGCGACAGGACGGCGAGCGTGGTGCCCGGCACGTCGGGGACGTCGAACTCCCCCGTCCGCACGCCGTCGTTGATGATGTCGCGCACGGCCGCGTCCGACTTGCGGCGCAGCGCGACGATCTCCGTGCGGTGCTCGTCGCCGAGCGCGTCCAGCTCGTACTGCACGACCCGCGCGGTCGTGTGGTGGGCGGCGTGCCAGCCGACGAAGGAGCGCACGGCCTCCTGGAGCCGTTCGGCGGGGCCGCCGTCGCCGTCCGCAGCGGTCCGCAGGATCGTCAGGGCCTTGTCGTGGCCGATCCGGCTGATGCGGTGGAGCAGCTCTTCCTTCGTCTTGTAGTGGATGTAGAGCGCGGCGGGGCTCATTCCGGCGCGGCCCGCGATGTCCCGGGTCGTCGTCGCGTGGTACCCGCGCTCGGCGAAGGCCTCGACGGCGGCGACCAGCAGCCGCCTGGCCGCGTCGGGGCTGACCTCGCCCCACGGCTGCTCCTCGCCGGGCGTCTCCTCCGCCGTACCCATGTCCACTCCTTCACCGTTCGGGAGGGACACCATACCCCTGACGGTGAGCAAGCGCTTAGCGTGCGGGGCAGGTCAGAAGGCCGAAACCCCCGTCAGCGCGCGCCCGATGACGAGTTTCTGTATCTGGCTGGTGCCTTCGTAGAGGGTCATCACGCGGGCGTCGCGGAGCAGCTTGCCCGCCGGGTACTCGTCGATGTAGCCGTACCCGCCGAAGACCTGGAGCGCGTTGTTCGCGGCGCGCACCGCCGCCTCGGAGGCGAACAGCTTGGCCTTCGAGGACTCCGTGGCGAACGGCTGCCCGCGGTCGATGAGGTCGGCGACCCGCCAGGTCAGGAGGCGCGCGGCGTCCACGTCGACCGCGATGTCGCTGATCAGCTCCTGCACCAGCTGGTGGTGGGCGATGGTCTTGCCGAACTGCTCGCGCTCGCCTGCGTACCGCACCGCCGCGTCCAGGGCGGCCCGCGCGATGCCCACACAGCCCGCCGCCACCGACATGCGGCCCTTCGCGAGGGCCGACATGGCGACGGAGAAGCCCTTGCCCTCGGGCGCCATCATGGCCGACGCGGGCACGCGCACGTCCTCAAGGACGAGTTCGGCGGTGGCCTGACCGCGCAGGCCGAGCTTGCCGTGCAGGGTGCGGCGGGTGAGGCCGGGGGTGTCGGTGGGGACGAGGAAGGCGGAGACGCCCTTGTGGCCGGGCGCGTCGCCGGTGCGGGCGAAGAGGAGCACGACGTCGGCCCAGGTGCCGTTCGTGATGAACATCTTGGTGCCGTTGACGACGTACGCGTCGCCGTCGCGCACCGCCCTGGTGGTGAGGTTGCCCGCGTCGGATCCGGTGCCCGGTTCGGTGAGCCCGAAGCATCCGACGTACTCGCCGGAGGTGAGCCCCGGCAGCCACTGCCGCTTCTGCTCCTCGCTGCCCCAGTGCGCGATGGTCTTGGCGACAAGACCGAGCGAGACGGAGACGATGCCGCGCACGGAGGAGTCCCCGCGTCCGAGTTCCTCGGTCACCAGGCAGTACGCGAGGTGGTCGCCGCCCGAGCCGCCGTACTCCTCGTCGATGGTGAGCCCGAGGAAGCCGACCTCGCCGAGCTTCTTCACGAGGCCGCGGTCGACGCTCTCCGCGCGGTCCCACTCGACGACGTGCGGTGCGATCTCGCGCGCGACGAAGTCCTCGGCCAGCTCCCGGACGGCGGTCTGCTCGTCGCTGAGCTCCAGGTTCATCGGGGGCACCTCTCCGGTCGGGGTCGTGACGGCGGGGCCGTCTCCGCGTGACGTCGAATTTTAAATTAGCACTGCTAGTTTGTTCCGGCAGCCCTACTATGTGCCGCATGGCCCGACCGCGCAAGCCCCTCCTGAGCCGAGAACGCATCGTCGACACGGCGCGCGCACTCGTGGACGCCGAGGGTCTCGCGGCCGTCTCGACGCGCCGCCTCGCCGCCGAACTCGGCGTCAGCGGGCCCTCCCTCTACAACCACTTCCGCACCAAGGACCAGATCCTGGAGGCCGTCGCCGACTCGGTGAGCGCACAGGTCGACCTGTCGATGTTCGAGCCCGACGACGCGCGGGACTGGCGCACGGCCCTGCACGACTGGGCGGTCTCCTACCGGGCCGCCCTCACCCTGCACCCGAACATCGTGCCGGTGCTCGCGC from the Streptomyces venezuelae genome contains:
- a CDS encoding penicillin acylase family protein, producing MRRRIVRLRTLTAGAALALGASLLAPLPGAVAGPREPAPKERSAEDTDYCGGQCADVLPPGASGNATLAEILAHRVLGTQPKHADDQLGPYDALSSGYPSLTDDKLTEFFNDASFGVPGDQVDSVTKPRDDVTITRDKKYGVPHIKGTTRYGTEFGAGFAAGQDRLWLIDLFRHIGRGQLTSFAGGAPANQGLEQQFWPQAPYTEKDLEKQVEYIRTTQGERGKQAMEDAQAYIDGLNAYRTKSKNGRYFPGEYVLTGKIDAITNVGEIEPFKITDMIALASVVGGLFGNGGGGEVESALSLLESQKKYGVEKGTKVWESFRARNDPEAVQTIHDGTGFPYAGKPEKARGTALPDPGSVEREQLVYDREGGARTGAKDPVKAPKKLRPAQGMYDKGVLPPDLFRADGHKKGMSNALLVSGKHTASGNPVAVFGPQTGYFAPQLLMQQELQGPGISARGVSFAGVGMYVQLGRGQDYAWSATSAGQDITDTYAVELCEPGGGAPTKQSAGYLYRGTCTPMEKMERKNAWKPTVADSTAAGSYRMQVFRTKYGIVTHRASIDGKPVAYVSLRSTYRHEADSIIGFQMLNDPTYVKDSATFKKAAQNISYAFNWFYVDSRDIAYYNSGANPERAESVDPALPVKAQQDLEWRDFDPADNTSAQTPPAQHPQSVNQDYYISWNNKQAKDFSTAGFGVSAVHRGDLLDGRVKKLTEQGGVTRASLTRAMSEAAVTDLRGEQVLPELLKVLRSKPITDPQQAKAVEQLEAWGKAGAQRNQTAAGAKTYAHPDAVRIMDAWWPRLIEAEFKPGLGKELYDALTSQLATDEAPSAGHGPTGAHAGSAFQYGWWGYADKDLRKVLGQPVKGELADTYCGGGELDACRDALLTTLGQAAAKPATEVYPGDDACKAGDQWCADSVIHRALGGITHKPIQWQNRPTYQQVVEFPRHR
- the soxR gene encoding redox-sensitive transcriptional activator SoxR, whose amino-acid sequence is MPQIPENVHELTVGQLADRSGVAVSALHFYESKGLITSRRTSGNQRRYHRDTLRRVAFVRASQRVGIPLSTIREALDSLPEERTPTREDWARLSEGWRSELDKRIKQLGRLRDHLTDCIGCGCLSLDTCVLSNPDDVFGERHSGSRLLVDRKPRKQ
- a CDS encoding MaoC family dehydratase encodes the protein MAEPRIFTSPEELRAGVGEQLGYSDWLEIDQKRIDLFAEATGDHQWIHVDAEKAAQGPFGTTIAHGYLTLSLLPILVPQTLRVEGMKMGLNYGTEKVRFPSPVPVGSRLRATTVLTDVTPTKDGGVQVTAKVTVEREGGDKPACVAESVSRYYF
- a CDS encoding TetR/AcrR family transcriptional regulator translates to MGTAEETPGEEQPWGEVSPDAARRLLVAAVEAFAERGYHATTTRDIAGRAGMSPAALYIHYKTKEELLHRISRIGHDKALTILRTAADGDGGPAERLQEAVRSFVGWHAAHHTTARVVQYELDALGDEHRTEIVALRRKSDAAVRDIINDGVRTGEFDVPDVPGTTLAVLSLCIDVARWFNAAGHRTPDEVGALYADLVLRMVGARPTDLQK
- a CDS encoding acyl-CoA dehydrogenase family protein, with product MNLELSDEQTAVRELAEDFVAREIAPHVVEWDRAESVDRGLVKKLGEVGFLGLTIDEEYGGSGGDHLAYCLVTEELGRGDSSVRGIVSVSLGLVAKTIAHWGSEEQKRQWLPGLTSGEYVGCFGLTEPGTGSDAGNLTTRAVRDGDAYVVNGTKMFITNGTWADVVLLFARTGDAPGHKGVSAFLVPTDTPGLTRRTLHGKLGLRGQATAELVLEDVRVPASAMMAPEGKGFSVAMSALAKGRMSVAAGCVGIARAALDAAVRYAGEREQFGKTIAHHQLVQELISDIAVDVDAARLLTWRVADLIDRGQPFATESSKAKLFASEAAVRAANNALQVFGGYGYIDEYPAGKLLRDARVMTLYEGTSQIQKLVIGRALTGVSAF